A genome region from Erythrolamprus reginae isolate rEryReg1 chromosome 4, rEryReg1.hap1, whole genome shotgun sequence includes the following:
- the MRPL48 gene encoding large ribosomal subunit protein mL48 isoform X1 — MLSVPNSSPTGCPSQFSASFKRLYSTRNEWDSRSHHSQPAHLIVLKWEEVLSLGKESFLKQGCVFFSLAFKSSRRNPICSVGSLQQNFQRHYRSEPTHGIGRYRHLLPPEAPPKKKNHVEMKEIDPGTEHQYGTLNIMMTGFDVCLVEHYAQYVHRLCNKLSVNVVESYAMPTKTLELILTGEHGSKVRVDAHLTSHQRIVQIKQLTATFSPIFLEIIQNNLPEGVHLLVKEHTEEDFRIRLKIRPELDELRAKLQ, encoded by the exons atgCTCTCCGTCCCGAATTCCTCCCCCACGGGGTGCCCTTCCCAATTCTCTGCCTCCTTCAAGCGGTTGTACAGTACTCGGAATGAGTGGGATTCCAGGTCCCATCATTCCCAGCCAGCCCATCTGATTGTACTCAAGTGGGAAGAG GTGTTATCCCTAGGAAAGGAATCTTTTTTGAAGCAAGGATGTGTTTTTTTCAG CCTTGCATTCAAATCATCCAGAAGGAATCCAATCTGTTCTGTAG GCAGCCTCCAGCAGAATTTCCAAAGACACTACAGGTCTGAACCTACCCATGGTATTGGTCGGTATAGGCATCTTCTTCCTCCAGAG GCCCCTCCAAAAAAGAAGAATCACGTAGAGATGAAAGAAATTGACCCGGGCACAGAACACCAGTATGGCACCTTAAACATCATGATGACCGGCTTTGACGTCTGCCTGGTCGAGCACTACGCCCAGTATGTCCATCGGCTCTGCAACAAGCTGTCTGTCAACGTGGTCGAAAG CTACGCCATGCCCACGAAGACTCTCGAGCTGATATTGACTGGGGAACACGGCAGCAAAGTGCGTGTGGACGCCCACCTCACAAGCCACCAGCGCATCGTTCAG aTTAAACAACTGACTGCCACCTTTAGTCCTATTTTCTTGGAAATTATTCAGAATAACCTGCCCGAAGGAGTCCATCTATTAGTGAAAGAG